CGGTCTCCCGCCCGGCGCATCGCCGTGGTGGCGGGCATTCTGTGGGACGGCGAGCGGTTTCTGGCCGTGGAGCGCCCGGAGGGCAAGCCGCAGGCGGGGTTCTGGGAATTTCCCGGCGGCAAGATCGAACCGGGCGAGGCCCCGTCGGACGCCCTGACCCGCGAACTGGGCGAGGAGCTGGGCGTGACGCCGGTGCAGGCCACCTTCTGGCGCACCGTGCGGCACGACTATCCGCACCTGTCGGTGGAACTGCACTTCTTTCACGTGACAGGGTTCACCGGCACGGTCACCGCGCTGGAGGGCCACCGCTTCGCGTGGCTGACCTGGGACGAGGCCATGCGCCTGCCGTTTCTGGAGGCGGACCTGCCGCTGGTGGCCGATCTGCGGGACGGGCCGGGGACGGGGGCAGGACCGGGGCCGGGACCGGGCCAGGACACGGACGGGTGACCGGCCTGCGGGGCGAGACCTGCCCATGCTGTTCAGGGAGACCGGTTCCGGAGTCAGGCCGGGGCAAAGGATATTTTTCGGGGGAGCGGGACGCACCGCTCCCCCGAAGCCCCTTTTGCGGGGTTTTCTGGTAGAACAGGGAGCGGGCCGGGGGCCTTGGGCCGCCGGGACACATCGGGGATGGCGGCGTGAAGCGCCATCCGGATTGCATCGGGCGAAGACACGTCGGGAGGGCGTATGGGACAGATGGTGTGGATCGTGCTGGCCTTGCTGGCCGGGGCAACCCTGCCTACGCAGGCGGGCATCAACGCGGCATTGCAGGCCAGCTGGGCGCGGCATCCGGCCCTGGCCTCGCTGATTTCGTTCGCCGTGGGCACGGCGGCGCTGGCCTTGTACGTGCTGGCGGCGCGCCTTCCGTTTCCTTCGGTGTCCACGTCGTCGGCATGGCAGTGGACGGGCGGCCTGTTGGGCGCGTTTTTCGTCACCGTGGTCACCTTTCTGGCGCCGCGCCTGGGGGCCACGGCCATGATCGCGCTGGTGCTGGCCGGGCAGATGGCGGCATCGGTGACCCTGGACCACTTCGGGCTGCTGGGCTACCCGGAGCGTCCGCTGGGGCTGGTGCGCTTTGC
This genomic window from Nitratidesulfovibrio sp. SRB-5 contains:
- a CDS encoding (deoxy)nucleoside triphosphate pyrophosphohydrolase — protein: MAVVAGILWDGERFLAVERPEGKPQAGFWEFPGGKIEPGEAPSDALTRELGEELGVTPVQATFWRTVRHDYPHLSVELHFFHVTGFTGTVTALEGHRFAWLTWDEAMRLPFLEADLPLVADLRDGPGTGAGPGPGPGQDTDG
- a CDS encoding DMT family transporter; its protein translation is MGQMVWIVLALLAGATLPTQAGINAALQASWARHPALASLISFAVGTAALALYVLAARLPFPSVSTSSAWQWTGGLLGAFFVTVVTFLAPRLGATAMIALVLAGQMAASVTLDHFGLLGYPERPLGLVRFAGLVLVAVGVFLVRRF